A section of the Methanosphaera cuniculi genome encodes:
- a CDS encoding helix-turn-helix transcriptional regulator, translating to MSFDNINNLISNDYESINYILRSEQRLEILNELLDGDKTSNEINEKLKVQNTNLLRTLKELEKKEFIIKKSKKYTLTSIGYLIILNVNHFLENMYSEFVFEDFWENHSLENIPYRFIRNLNIWKNASLIQSTGLVYNKPMNTLLRQSATAKRFRVVLPIFSVFHIETFIDAIYDNDGLMDLITSKLVYDAICESEVSDRFKQAVDDGYIRLWIDYSNEINLFLTATNKFYSLSLFYLDEAYDDSNLLISTDNKHFKKINNIFDCYTRNFKYIENLDEI from the coding sequence ATGTCATTTGATAATATTAATAATCTGATTTCAAATGATTATGAGAGTATAAATTATATTTTAAGATCAGAACAAAGACTTGAAATACTTAATGAATTACTAGATGGTGATAAAACATCAAATGAAATTAATGAAAAATTAAAAGTTCAAAATACAAACTTGCTTCGTACACTTAAAGAACTTGAAAAAAAGGAGTTTATCATTAAAAAATCTAAAAAGTATACACTTACATCTATAGGATATCTTATTATATTAAATGTAAATCATTTCCTTGAAAATATGTATTCAGAATTCGTATTTGAGGATTTTTGGGAAAATCATTCACTTGAAAATATACCATATCGATTTATTCGAAATCTTAATATATGGAAAAATGCATCATTAATACAATCAACAGGACTTGTATATAATAAGCCAATGAATACATTACTCAGACAAAGTGCAACTGCAAAAAGGTTTAGAGTTGTACTTCCAATATTTTCAGTATTTCATATTGAAACATTTATTGATGCTATATATGATAATGATGGTCTTATGGATCTTATAACATCAAAACTTGTATATGATGCAATATGTGAAAGTGAAGTATCTGATAGATTTAAACAAGCAGTAGATGATGGTTATATTAGATTATGGATTGATTATTCAAATGAAATTAATCTTTTTTTAACTGCTACAAATAAGTTTTATTCATTATCATTATTCTATCTTGATGAAGCTTATGATGATTCAAATCTTCTAATTTCAACTGATAATAAACATTTTAAGAAGATAAATAACATATTTGATTGTTATACTCGTAATTTTAAGTATATAGAAAATTTAGATGAAATATAA
- a CDS encoding methylamine methyltransferase corrinoid protein reductive activase, with protein MAEEYAIAMDIGTSGIRAQALRIEDNSTIGTTVTLRHPIPGANVMDHLHFAVNVGREEAHELLMEAVNKVVDQLGVDKEKIVRFAVCGNPIQLSLFQNIEIRDLAYWGTNAMERLQIEPPKRNAQIVKPGDIDLEINKDAEVYIPPSIKHEIGADALAMLVKSDVVNKEGIYLVSDFGTNAEIALVIDGEIYSCSAAAGPAMEGQAIECGMLASPGAICDVKAEDEEDWINEVLDDDLIVQQGDLVDITDGTIVEESESETKAKGITGTGVISAYAVGTEQGVISIPDIKTENNKINLQDGIYLSEKDMTEIGKALGAFRAAHITLCVEADIELEDIDAVYMAGASGFYVDPNKSLMVGQIPACSFDIYQIGNTSLAMARDIVENPDLLDELQVVADGMRGNHITLATSEIFEKIYGLELAVCEQNMPMWKYDEWLEMYGYGNIPEVEEDPEIHRLFDSDIPDLGENGLSIIEEVGTKLTAEFEGCTSCQICADECPEKALKIENQVATIRSDLCDGSACLRCVRICPRKVFDYDKLLYIEGIDTKTL; from the coding sequence ATGGCAGAAGAATATGCAATAGCAATGGATATTGGAACAAGTGGTATTCGTGCACAAGCATTACGTATAGAAGATAATAGTACAATAGGAACAACTGTAACACTAAGACATCCAATACCAGGAGCAAATGTAATGGACCATCTTCACTTTGCTGTAAATGTAGGACGTGAAGAAGCACATGAACTTTTAATGGAAGCTGTAAATAAAGTTGTGGATCAACTTGGTGTTGATAAAGAAAAAATAGTAAGATTTGCTGTATGTGGAAACCCAATTCAATTATCATTATTCCAAAACATAGAAATTCGTGACCTAGCATACTGGGGAACAAATGCAATGGAAAGACTTCAAATTGAACCTCCAAAAAGAAATGCACAAATTGTAAAACCTGGAGATATTGATCTTGAAATAAACAAAGATGCAGAAGTATACATTCCACCAAGTATAAAACACGAAATTGGAGCAGATGCACTTGCTATGCTTGTAAAATCAGATGTTGTAAATAAAGAAGGAATATATCTTGTATCAGACTTTGGTACAAATGCAGAAATTGCACTTGTAATTGATGGTGAAATCTATTCATGTTCAGCAGCAGCAGGACCTGCAATGGAAGGACAAGCAATTGAATGTGGTATGCTTGCATCACCTGGTGCAATATGTGATGTGAAAGCTGAAGATGAAGAAGACTGGATAAATGAAGTACTTGATGATGATCTTATAGTACAACAAGGAGATCTTGTAGATATCACAGATGGTACTATAGTTGAAGAATCAGAAAGTGAAACTAAAGCAAAAGGTATTACAGGTACAGGTGTAATATCAGCATATGCTGTAGGTACAGAACAAGGTGTTATATCAATACCTGATATTAAAACAGAAAATAATAAAATAAATCTACAAGATGGAATATACTTATCTGAAAAAGATATGACAGAAATAGGAAAAGCACTAGGAGCATTCCGTGCAGCTCACATTACTCTTTGTGTAGAAGCTGATATTGAACTTGAAGATATTGATGCTGTATATATGGCAGGAGCAAGTGGATTCTATGTAGATCCTAATAAATCACTTATGGTTGGACAAATCCCTGCATGTTCATTTGATATTTACCAGATAGGTAACACATCACTTGCAATGGCACGTGATATAGTAGAAAATCCTGACTTACTTGATGAACTTCAAGTTGTAGCAGATGGAATGCGTGGAAACCATATAACACTTGCAACATCTGAAATATTTGAAAAAATTTATGGATTAGAACTTGCTGTATGTGAACAAAACATGCCAATGTGGAAATATGATGAATGGCTTGAAATGTATGGATATGGTAATATACCAGAAGTAGAAGAAGATCCAGAAATACACAGACTCTTTGATAGTGATATACCAGATCTAGGAGAAAATGGTCTTTCAATCATAGAAGAAGTAGGTACTAAACTCACAGCTGAATTTGAAGGATGTACTAGTTGTCAAATATGTGCTGATGAATGTCCAGAAAAAGCACTTAAAATCGAAAATCAAGTAGCAACAATCAGATCAGATCTTTGTGATGGTAGTGCATGTCTTAGATGTGTAAGAATCTGTCCAAGAAAAGTATTTGACTATGATAAACTTCTTTACATTGAAGGTATTGATACTAAAACATTATAA
- the mtaC gene encoding methanol--corrinoid protein MtaC — MASNLDKLYDKITDYDKIAIRYNVKIEGPALKPEEDPEVVDILPQEEGTLRTIALDVLYGDKDKCDEDTAKALESGEDPLNLINEGLMKGMDGVSALYTKGEFFLPDLMLAGDAMMSGVALCEDKLGHKADTKAPVVCCAVEGDPHDIGKNLILMFLNANGYDAIDLGRDVPSADVVKAVEENKPALVTATALMTTTMTAFGKIVALLQEAGIDTPVGCGGGAVRRDFVEETPQTFYGVEAYHVPKLADAIVDDGKTWEDIRNEYADIVGEYVAAYS; from the coding sequence ATGGCAAGTAATTTAGATAAATTATATGATAAAATCACAGATTATGATAAAATAGCAATAAGATACAACGTAAAAATCGAAGGTCCAGCTCTTAAACCTGAAGAAGACCCAGAAGTAGTTGATATCTTACCTCAAGAAGAAGGAACATTAAGAACAATCGCTTTAGATGTACTATACGGTGACAAAGATAAATGTGACGAAGACACCGCAAAAGCACTAGAATCTGGAGAAGACCCATTAAACCTTATTAACGAAGGTCTCATGAAAGGTATGGACGGAGTAAGTGCACTTTACACCAAAGGTGAATTCTTCTTACCTGATCTCATGCTTGCAGGAGATGCAATGATGAGTGGAGTAGCTCTTTGTGAAGATAAACTCGGACACAAAGCAGATACAAAAGCACCTGTAGTATGTTGTGCTGTAGAAGGAGACCCACACGACATCGGTAAAAACTTAATTCTTATGTTCTTAAACGCTAACGGATACGATGCAATAGACCTTGGTCGTGACGTTCCTAGTGCAGATGTTGTAAAAGCTGTAGAAGAAAACAAACCAGCATTAGTAACAGCAACAGCATTAATGACAACAACCATGACAGCATTCGGTAAAATCGTAGCATTACTACAAGAAGCAGGAATCGACACACCAGTAGGATGTGGAGGAGGAGCTGTACGTCGTGACTTCGTAGAAGAAACACCACAAACATTCTACGGTGTAGAAGCATACCACGTACCAAAACTCGCAGATGCTATTGTAGATGACGGTAAAACATGGGAAGACATCAGAAACGAATATGCTGACATCGTAGGAGAATACGTAGCAGCATACTCCTAA
- a CDS encoding MtaA/CmuA family methyltransferase — protein MNLIDNLEDAFKGKEVEKVPAASIVSVALIEGMEKANSGFPESHINAEKMVALGESAHKYAGLESINIPFDLAIEAEAMGCEVDLRDANEHIPEITSSPYFDDLESVEVNDDFLESGRIPVVAEACQIAREKYTEVPLIAGQIGPFTLLGQIVGIEYLMKCLATNPEEVKRGVDKCADAVIEVVKAYNTLDIQGDCMYEPSVAADLLPPEMFDDIVAKPLERVAKAADFNIVLHVCGDTTPILKNSLNLGYNGFSFEDSVNAKHANKVKYELKSNTQLVGNVATDTLFKGDLEGVRQESFKALDRGIDILGSSCCVPPGTPLKAIEAMVKARDEYYEKGLDKTRQINEDNLSWTPDYIDIPLPVANICEMQTLKTYKTI, from the coding sequence ATGAACCTTATAGATAATTTAGAAGATGCATTCAAAGGAAAAGAAGTAGAAAAAGTTCCAGCTGCAAGTATAGTATCAGTAGCATTAATTGAAGGAATGGAAAAAGCAAACAGCGGATTTCCAGAATCACACATTAATGCTGAAAAAATGGTAGCATTAGGTGAAAGTGCACATAAATATGCAGGACTTGAAAGTATAAACATACCATTTGACCTTGCAATAGAAGCAGAAGCAATGGGATGTGAAGTAGACCTACGTGATGCAAATGAACATATTCCTGAAATAACATCATCACCATACTTTGATGATCTAGAATCTGTAGAAGTAAACGATGACTTCCTAGAAAGTGGAAGAATACCAGTAGTAGCAGAAGCATGTCAAATAGCACGTGAAAAATACACAGAAGTACCACTAATAGCTGGACAAATAGGTCCATTCACACTACTTGGACAAATTGTAGGAATAGAATATCTTATGAAATGTCTTGCAACAAATCCTGAAGAAGTAAAACGTGGAGTAGACAAATGTGCAGATGCAGTAATCGAAGTAGTAAAAGCATACAACACACTAGATATTCAAGGAGACTGTATGTATGAACCATCAGTAGCAGCAGATTTACTACCACCAGAAATGTTTGATGATATAGTAGCAAAACCACTAGAAAGAGTTGCAAAAGCAGCTGACTTTAACATAGTACTACACGTATGTGGAGATACAACACCAATACTTAAAAACTCACTTAACTTAGGATACAATGGATTCTCATTTGAAGATTCAGTAAATGCAAAACATGCAAACAAAGTAAAATATGAACTTAAAAGTAACACACAACTAGTAGGAAATGTAGCAACAGACACACTCTTTAAAGGAGACTTAGAAGGAGTACGTCAAGAATCTTTCAAAGCATTAGATCGTGGAATAGACATACTAGGATCTTCCTGTTGTGTACCACCAGGCACACCACTAAAAGCAATAGAAGCAATGGTAAAAGCTCGTGATGAATACTATGAAAAAGGACTAGATAAAACACGTCAAATAAATGAAGATAACCTCTCATGGACACCAGACTACATAGATATACCACTACCAGTTGCAAATATCTGCGAGATGCAAACACTCAAAACATATAAAACCATATAA
- a CDS encoding helix-turn-helix transcriptional regulator, which yields MSLKRQEYDSIKDDIVFLTKSFFRIRILISLFNKPATVKELQEEIDLNYPSVLSNINKLELKGYVIKKQEKYHLKSSTRIKLVNILALNSNINFLEEYEDFFNEHDVKSFSEEAFEELPVFNNVELIKADKINPFKATDTYRKSMTRLGHVNAICSYLHPECKRIISSVMEQETGLNLMVHKDVAKYITNCAMNYTQKNDIKNQYFDIKYLEYEPKIAMVISDEEMVISLHRIEGVIDKNACLISKDRAAINWAYSLFKEFESESKQEYISMKQLILDKLENSDKDIKITTEDTIEN from the coding sequence ATGAGTTTAAAACGACAAGAATATGATTCTATAAAAGATGACATAGTATTTTTAACAAAATCATTCTTCAGAATACGAATACTAATATCCTTATTTAACAAACCAGCAACAGTCAAAGAACTTCAAGAAGAAATAGATCTTAACTATCCATCAGTATTATCCAACATAAATAAACTAGAATTAAAAGGATATGTAATTAAAAAACAGGAAAAATATCATCTTAAAAGCTCAACAAGAATAAAACTTGTAAATATCCTAGCATTAAATTCAAATATAAATTTCCTTGAAGAATATGAAGATTTCTTTAATGAACATGATGTAAAATCATTTTCCGAGGAAGCATTTGAAGAACTTCCAGTATTTAATAATGTAGAACTCATAAAAGCTGATAAAATCAATCCATTTAAAGCAACAGATACATATCGGAAAAGCATGACACGACTAGGGCATGTGAATGCAATATGTTCATATTTGCATCCTGAGTGTAAAAGAATCATATCATCAGTAATGGAACAAGAAACTGGTCTAAATTTAATGGTACATAAAGATGTAGCAAAATATATAACAAACTGTGCTATGAATTACACACAAAAAAATGATATTAAAAATCAGTACTTTGATATAAAATACCTTGAATATGAACCAAAAATAGCAATGGTAATATCAGATGAAGAAATGGTGATAAGTCTTCATAGAATCGAAGGAGTAATAGATAAAAATGCATGCCTAATATCAAAGGATCGAGCAGCAATAAACTGGGCATATAGCTTATTTAAGGAATTTGAATCAGAAAGTAAACAAGAATACATTTCAATGAAACAATTAATACTAGATAAATTAGAAAATTCAGATAAAGATATAAAAATAACTACAGAAGATACAATCGAAAACTAA
- the mtaB gene encoding methanol--corrinoid protein co-methyltransferase MtaB yields MVLKRFTKMETKSVNDLVFGQAANPVEYGFDVKLGVGEVIPNIKVAPAEGSETSVEGMVATCKNIAFSACDRAAAIGLPTLQIEQEHVAQQTKSAEISAKTTAVQVEQLEELHDKYGTKASLMSTIADIREEDMGGLRGSDFDVKMDESFEACAENGASILCVETIGGKVVSDYGIARGDIRAILYGIGVLGSIDMGYMWPKIVDIASKYDYCVPGGDTDCAQANTAMFLGGGLTSKNVSHTLAAITRAIAGARSLVAIECGATGPTKDCGYENPIVKAIGGVPICAEGKNATCAHSDLMGNLAAAVVDCWSNESVYNREEMGGPTTGVWLQSLGYECALMNTATKMGEEETLRDMYTLADKYRDPQALVIAYDNAYRIGESIVADGEDIYLRSRAAALEACDIINEAVDAKKMYLTRFERDTLDSAQKTIEQLPEEQDKFVKTCIKRYGRKVKEHDPSQYEL; encoded by the coding sequence ATGGTATTAAAACGTTTTACAAAAATGGAAACAAAATCAGTAAATGATTTAGTATTTGGACAAGCAGCAAATCCTGTAGAATACGGATTTGATGTTAAATTAGGAGTAGGTGAAGTAATACCTAACATTAAAGTAGCTCCTGCAGAAGGATCAGAAACAAGTGTAGAAGGTATGGTTGCTACATGTAAAAACATTGCATTTTCAGCATGTGACCGTGCAGCAGCAATAGGATTACCAACACTCCAAATTGAACAAGAACACGTAGCACAACAAACAAAATCAGCAGAAATTTCTGCAAAAACAACAGCAGTTCAAGTAGAACAACTTGAAGAATTACACGACAAATACGGAACAAAAGCATCCTTAATGTCAACCATCGCAGATATTCGTGAAGAAGATATGGGTGGATTAAGAGGATCAGACTTTGACGTAAAAATGGATGAATCATTCGAAGCATGTGCAGAAAATGGAGCATCAATCTTATGTGTAGAAACCATTGGTGGTAAAGTAGTATCAGACTACGGTATTGCTCGTGGAGATATCCGTGCAATCTTATACGGTATCGGTGTATTAGGATCAATCGATATGGGCTACATGTGGCCAAAAATTGTAGACATTGCAAGTAAATACGACTACTGTGTACCTGGTGGAGACACAGACTGTGCACAAGCTAACACTGCAATGTTCCTTGGTGGAGGATTAACCAGTAAAAACGTATCACACACACTCGCAGCTATTACAAGAGCAATTGCAGGAGCAAGAAGTCTTGTAGCTATTGAATGTGGTGCAACCGGACCTACAAAAGACTGTGGATACGAAAACCCTATCGTAAAAGCTATTGGTGGAGTACCAATTTGTGCTGAAGGTAAAAACGCAACATGTGCTCACTCAGACTTAATGGGTAACTTAGCAGCAGCAGTAGTAGACTGTTGGAGTAACGAATCTGTATACAACAGAGAAGAAATGGGTGGACCAACAACAGGTGTATGGCTACAATCATTAGGTTACGAATGTGCATTAATGAACACCGCAACCAAAATGGGAGAAGAAGAAACACTCAGAGATATGTACACATTAGCAGACAAATACCGAGATCCACAAGCTCTCGTAATTGCATATGATAATGCTTACAGAATTGGTGAATCAATCGTTGCAGACGGAGAAGACATCTACCTCAGATCACGTGCAGCAGCACTTGAAGCATGTGATATAATCAACGAAGCAGTAGATGCTAAAAAAATGTACTTAACAAGATTCGAAAGAGATACATTAGACTCTGCTCAAAAAACAATTGAACAATTACCAGAAGAACAAGATAAATTCGTAAAAACATGTATCAAACGATACGGAAGAAAAGTAAAAGAACACGACCCATCACAATATGAATTATAA
- the mtaC gene encoding methanol--corrinoid protein MtaC, which yields MSESPLKKYDEAVFADNGYDDIAIRYNVKIEGPALKPEDDPEVAEILPQEEGVKRDLALTVLYGDKEECDAQVQAALDAGEDPIDLINNALMKGMDGVSALYTKGEFFLPDLMLAGDAMMSGVALCEEKLGHKSDTKAPVMTFAVEGDPHDIGKNLIVMFLNANGYDAVDLGRDVPTAEVVKQAQENEPVLMTATALMTTTMTEFAKIAAALQEAGIDTPIGCGGGAVRRDFVEESPQTFYGVEAYHVPKLADAIVDDGKTWEDIRNEYSDIVGEYVAAYS from the coding sequence ATGTCTGAAAGTCCATTAAAAAAATATGATGAAGCAGTATTCGCAGATAACGGATACGATGATATTGCTATAAGATACAATGTGAAAATCGAAGGTCCAGCTCTCAAACCAGAAGATGACCCTGAAGTAGCAGAAATCTTACCACAAGAAGAAGGTGTAAAAAGAGACCTCGCTTTAACCGTACTATACGGTGACAAAGAAGAATGTGATGCACAAGTACAAGCTGCACTCGATGCAGGAGAAGACCCAATCGACCTCATTAACAACGCTTTAATGAAAGGTATGGATGGAGTAAGTGCACTTTACACCAAAGGTGAATTCTTCTTACCTGATCTCATGCTTGCAGGAGATGCAATGATGAGTGGAGTAGCTCTTTGTGAAGAAAAACTCGGACACAAATCCGATACAAAAGCACCTGTAATGACCTTTGCTGTAGAAGGAGACCCACACGACATCGGTAAAAACTTAATTGTTATGTTCTTAAATGCTAACGGATACGATGCAGTAGACCTTGGTCGTGACGTTCCAACAGCAGAAGTAGTAAAACAAGCACAAGAAAATGAACCTGTATTAATGACAGCAACAGCATTAATGACAACAACAATGACTGAATTTGCAAAAATTGCAGCAGCATTACAAGAAGCAGGAATCGACACACCTATTGGATGTGGAGGAGGAGCTGTACGTCGTGACTTCGTAGAAGAATCACCACAAACATTCTACGGTGTAGAAGCATACCACGTACCAAAACTCGCAGATGCTATTGTAGATGATGGTAAAACATGGGAAGACATCAGAAACGAATACTCTGACATTGTTGGAGAATACGTAGCTGCATACTCCTAG
- the mtaA gene encoding methylcobamide:CoM methyltransferase MtaA, whose product MDLIENLKNALNNEEVDIVPAVSVTAAAVEETFPAAGVSWPEAHKDPEQMAKLGIALHEQAGLECARIPFDLTAEAEAFGCKVDLGDMDNTPTLKSNAPIDDPEDLEVPDDFVDQGRLPVILEAIEILKNEYPEVPVIVGMAGPFTLTGHLLGVEDLVKMLKTDSFIVEDAVDVALEAQIELVEAFNDSGVDVICVADPTSSPELLDPNDFNEFAQPALEDLASEMDVQSVLHICGNSKPILEGMLDSGFNGASVEEAVDMTEAQELRAQMGTDTVMVGNISTSQTLFSKPTDEVKAEVKVALEKGTNVLAPSCGIAPKSPLANLQAFVEARNEYYE is encoded by the coding sequence ATGGATCTTATAGAAAACTTAAAAAATGCATTAAACAATGAAGAAGTAGATATCGTACCAGCAGTAAGTGTAACCGCAGCAGCAGTAGAAGAAACCTTCCCTGCAGCAGGAGTATCCTGGCCTGAAGCACACAAAGACCCTGAACAAATGGCAAAATTAGGAATTGCTTTACACGAACAAGCAGGTCTCGAATGTGCAAGAATTCCTTTCGATTTAACAGCAGAAGCAGAAGCATTCGGTTGTAAAGTAGATTTAGGTGACATGGATAACACACCTACACTCAAATCAAACGCACCTATCGATGACCCAGAAGATTTAGAAGTACCTGATGACTTTGTAGATCAAGGAAGACTTCCTGTAATCTTAGAAGCAATCGAAATACTCAAAAACGAATACCCAGAAGTACCTGTAATTGTAGGTATGGCTGGTCCTTTCACATTAACAGGTCACCTTTTAGGTGTAGAAGACTTAGTTAAAATGTTAAAAACCGACAGTTTCATAGTTGAAGATGCAGTAGATGTAGCATTAGAAGCACAAATCGAATTAGTTGAAGCATTCAACGACAGTGGTGTAGATGTAATTTGTGTAGCAGATCCAACATCTTCCCCAGAATTATTAGACCCTAACGACTTCAATGAATTTGCACAACCTGCACTTGAAGATTTAGCATCAGAAATGGATGTACAAAGTGTTCTCCACATTTGTGGTAACTCAAAACCTATTCTTGAAGGTATGCTCGACAGTGGTTTCAACGGAGCTTCAGTAGAAGAAGCAGTTGACATGACAGAAGCACAAGAACTAAGAGCACAAATGGGAACTGACACAGTTATGGTAGGAAACATCTCAACAAGCCAAACATTATTCAGTAAACCAACAGATGAAGTAAAAGCTGAAGTAAAAGTAGCACTTGAAAAAGGTACAAACGTACTTGCACCAAGTTGTGGTATTGCACCTAAATCACCTTTAGCAAACTTACAAGCATTTGTTGAAGCAAGAAATGAATACTACGAATAA
- the mtaB gene encoding methanol--corrinoid protein co-methyltransferase MtaB translates to MSRKYYTKMETEDVDDMVFGQTKNPVKMGLDQVVGDGEVIPNIKVAPAEGSETSIDGLVATCKNIAFAACERAAGIGLPAIQIEQEHVQQQSISEEASARTTAVQWEQLEELHEKYGTAVSLMSTVADMREEENGLRGSELDQAMDASFEACAENGASMLCVETVGGKVVSDYGISRGDVRAILYGIGVLGSIDMAYMWPKIVDIAKKNNIVAGGDTDCAQANTAMFLAGALTSKNVSHTIAAVARAIAGARSLVAIECGATGPTKDCGYENPIVKSIASVPICAEGKNATCAHSDLMGNLAAAVCDVWSNESVYNREEMGGPTPGVWLQSLGYECALMNTATQIGTNKELRDTYTLADKYRDPQGVILAYDNAYKIGEAIVADGEDIYLRSRNAALKACELINEAVEEKRILLTRFERDTLDSTQKTYEQLPDDQAKFVKTCIKRYGRKVKEHDPSQYEL, encoded by the coding sequence ATGTCAAGAAAATATTATACAAAAATGGAAACAGAAGACGTAGACGATATGGTATTCGGACAAACTAAAAATCCAGTTAAAATGGGATTAGACCAAGTTGTTGGTGACGGGGAAGTAATTCCTAACATTAAAGTAGCACCAGCAGAAGGATCCGAAACAAGTATAGATGGATTAGTAGCAACATGTAAAAACATTGCATTTGCAGCATGTGAACGTGCAGCAGGTATAGGATTACCAGCAATACAAATAGAACAAGAACACGTACAACAACAATCCATTAGTGAAGAAGCATCAGCAAGAACAACAGCTGTACAATGGGAACAACTCGAAGAGTTACACGAAAAATACGGAACAGCTGTATCTTTAATGTCAACAGTAGCTGATATGAGAGAAGAAGAAAACGGTCTAAGAGGATCAGAATTAGACCAAGCAATGGATGCATCTTTCGAAGCATGTGCAGAAAACGGAGCATCAATGTTATGTGTAGAAACCGTTGGTGGTAAAGTAGTATCAGATTACGGTATATCAAGAGGAGACGTAAGAGCTATCTTATACGGTATCGGAGTACTCGGTTCAATTGATATGGCATACATGTGGCCAAAAATTGTAGACATAGCAAAGAAAAACAACATAGTTGCAGGTGGAGATACAGACTGTGCACAAGCTAACACTGCAATGTTCCTTGCAGGAGCTTTAACAAGTAAAAACGTATCACACACAATCGCAGCAGTAGCAAGAGCAATTGCAGGAGCAAGAAGCCTTGTAGCTATTGAATGTGGTGCAACCGGACCTACAAAAGACTGTGGATACGAAAACCCTATTGTAAAATCAATAGCATCAGTACCTATCTGTGCAGAAGGTAAAAACGCAACATGTGCTCACTCAGACTTAATGGGTAACTTAGCAGCAGCAGTTTGTGATGTATGGAGTAACGAATCTGTATATAACAGAGAAGAAATGGGTGGACCAACACCTGGAGTATGGTTACAATCATTAGGTTACGAATGTGCATTAATGAACACCGCAACCCAAATCGGAACAAACAAAGAATTAAGAGACACATACACATTAGCTGACAAATACCGAGATCCACAAGGAGTTATCCTCGCATACGACAACGCTTACAAAATCGGTGAAGCAATCGTAGCAGACGGAGAAGATATCTACCTCAGATCACGTAACGCAGCACTTAAAGCATGTGAATTAATTAACGAAGCTGTAGAAGAAAAACGTATCTTACTAACAAGATTTGAAAGAGATACACTCGATTCAACACAAAAAACTTACGAACAATTACCTGATGACCAAGCTAAATTCGTAAAAACATGTATTAAACGATACGGAAGAAAAGTTAAAGAACACGACCCATCACAATACGAATTATAA